The following DNA comes from Papaver somniferum cultivar HN1 chromosome 4, ASM357369v1, whole genome shotgun sequence.
CATGGAGTACTAATTAAGTGAAGATTTATGTTACCAGTAAGATTCTCTATTGACTCGCATTTGCATGTGATTGTGCACTTTCACAAATGCTAGACAAGAGTCAAAACTTATCGAACGAATAAAGATAAGCAGAAAACTTTAGTAAAATGGAATAATTCTTTGCGAAACAGATAAGTTGGAATAATTAGGTTACAATTAATTCGTGTTTATGTTTTTATTGGCAGCTGTTAacgatttttatatttttaaaatgtCTGTAATTCGATTACAGTAGCTCGATTATCCCTGATTCGACAGCTTTTCATTGGTGTGTTTTTCCCCGTAGCATCTTCTTGGGTTTCAATTCCAAAGTGCAACTTGGAATAACTCCGTACTTTATCACATGCTGTAGTTTATTTAACGCCTAATGCAATAAAAATTAGGCAGTAAAGAGTAAGACTGGAGAGTAAGACGAGCTAAACTGGAATTAAAAGGAATTAAACTTATGTAAACTAAGTGGGATATGAGGAAGGTCGGTGTTGTgaaaattgaacttatctatgctGAGTGGGATTTGAGGAAGGTGGATGTTGCAAAGGTTGTCTGACATTCATCTCGCAGAGAATCAGAAATCATGTGACTGAGAGCTACATCCAAGCAAGATTTATTCCTGAAAATATGTAATAAATACATAGGCAGTTCATGTGACCGACCTGCATAAAAGCTAGAGTGAACTAAATGAGCATATGGTATATTCAGAattcagaaaaacaaaaatatatggaGGTATCTGAGGTTACATCATTCAATACGTAAGCTAAATTAAGAATAAAAAGATTGGTTGAAAAAGAAAATGCACAGAATTGCAAAGTGTCACAGGGATACAATTCTCAGAGAGAGAAGAGATGACTGAAACATAAAAGCCTCTACAAAATATATTGCTCACTACCACCTATACGAATTTGGTGGGAATTCACCAGTCCTCTTTCTTCACTTTCCGTTCATAACCCACACAGTAATATGTTTTCAAATCAGATTAATAATACATTTGTCTATATTGAATACATCTACAACGCTATGCTAAAAATGCATTTTTGTTCGGAAAACAAATTGATATAGAATATATTTACATTGCTGAAAAATAGAAGAAGTgttaaacaatttaaaactcactGCATTTATGCAAGAACGGCCCGGTTGTTTTGAACAGATGATGCATCATCCAATCTCCTTAAACCTGCTAAAAGAATGAGTAAAGAAAAGTcagttttttcatcttcttaaacAAAATCATTCTTCCCTGTTATTGCAAATGGTAGTAGGAAACAAAGATGTAACTACTACCTTGTTTTTTCAGCTTATTTCGGAAACCTCTCTTCCTGCTAAATGCTTTTTCCTGCAAAACATGGACACTGGGTTATTTATGAACTTGGGGACTTGGGGATTTGATATGAAGTAGGAAAAACTGTTCAAGAACTTACCACAGGTTGACCTGTTTTCCCTGCTTGACGCAGTGCATCAACAAGATCCCTGTTGGATCTCGTGTACAAGCTTGTGACAAGTCCAGCTTCCCCTGCCCTTGCTGTACGGCCAATTCTATGCAAGAAATCTACAGCAGATGACGCAAACTCCGCCTTCAATAAACACATATATCATATTAGTAAAATCCCCTGGAAATATGCAGTAAGTGTCAGCTAAACAactcaatacgaaaatttccaagTTATTAAACCCAAACAAGATTGCATCCTACATAATGATTATTATACAAGTCTTAGAGTTGCAAAAATGTGAGGGTGGTAGATGACAGAAATTTAGTACGAGTACTAACCTTCCCTAAAACAACTGCTGAGCTTCAAGCTAACAGCATTAACGTGTCGATAGGTGATTAAGAAAAAACACCCTGAAAGAAGATAACATCCTATATGCAAGAATTGTATGTAGTGAACAACCATACACACAGAGAGACCAGAGTCAAGAACTAAGCATACACTGTTGcacatcttttaaagttttcaCGCTATATGAAGAAAATGTGTAAGAGACCACCGACGTTGACATATTCAGAAAACTTACCTGGATAACATGTGAAATATTTGGGATGTCTAGACCGCGTGCAGCAGCATCAGTACACACAAGAACACCACCTTTTTCTTGGAAATCAGTCAGATTCTTAGTACGTACTTCTAAAGAGCAGCTACTGTGGTAAAAAAAGCATTCAACACCAACTCTCAACAATATCTTAGCCACTGACTCCACAGCTTCAACAGTATTTGCGAACACCATAGTCCGACTAATCCCATTGTCATGCTGCATACCTTGCTTAACAGCATTTATGAGCTCATCTACTTGAGTATCAACTGTAACTTGAATCCACCTCTGCTCCAGTCTGAAGTCCCAAGTAAAACAATCAAGACGATTATATGATTCATCTTAATATATCACAGTTGATGCAGTACATTGGCATGCAATAATCTCGAGCATAATGATGAGATCGGTAAGATTGCAAAAGGTTTGTGGCCAAAAACTGGATCAAGAATTTGATCAGATAATCAGGCTGCAATGTGTCCTTAATCTTGGTCTTGGGGTTTCGAGACTAGACAAACATTAATCCGCAAGAAGATTACAACTATGGGATGGGCTATAACTGAGGGACAGGAACGATCGAGCCATTGACCCTTTAGTTGCCACATTTTTCAAATTAAGTTCACAATATAAGCtgcaaatcaaaaataaaattgcCAATTCTGCTGCACAAAATCATGTGAAAAATATAACCACAAATATCTGAAGAAGAACGTCTGATAAACAAATTTTATGAGTGAGGTACCTGGGGTTGTTACAATGTAGATAATTTCCACTAACCCAACTGGCATCCGGAAATAAACGCTTCAATACTCCACCAGCCATCTGCTTGCCATTTGCAGGAAGGGTAGCTGCAACAAATATGTATTGCTTGCTGCGCTCATAAATCTTTCTAGCCCTTCTCCAGTCTCTTGTTCTGCTCGACCCCGCTCCAATTTCCTTCGAGACCCTAAGGATACCACTGCTCTCAGCAACTTCAACGTCAGCACCTCCAACTTCAGCATCTTcctcctcctcgtcttcatcctCAGTGCCTTCATCCTCTTTAGAATCGAATGCTGCTTTCAATTCCTCGTCCTCAGCCTCATCGTCATACTCAGGAAGTGATAAAGATTCAGCATTCAATTCTGCCGAATTTGATATTTGAGCACTTTTCGCCCTCGACAATACCTTCTCCTCAAACCGAAACATATGTATTAGCCGGATAACCTGATTCTGAAAACTTCCACAAAGCAACATATCTGTTTCATCAAACACCTGCATTACATTACGTGTAAATTGAGTATCATAGACTGTAATACATGCGAAACAACCAAtcaagttaactcaaaaaaagaacTTTACCACATATTTCAGCCCACGAACAAAATCAGTACGACGTCGCCTATCAGGATCAATCGCAAAAAGATAATTTAAAAGAGCAGCCGGCGTTGATACAATAATATCCAGGGGAGCAACTGGCCATCCCTACAATAGCATCCCTCTCAAAGTAAGATATCCAAACACAGACATTAAAAAGAGTAAAACaatgaattcttttatttacCTGTCGCCCGCACACAGCTGCAACTCTTAATAGGGCTTCGCCGGAATCACCAACCAAACTATTTGCCATCTTCGTTACTTGTTCACACAACATCACATTAGGACACAGAACAAGGGAAAATTTACCAAACCGAGGAGCTCCATGATTCAAATCACTAGTACCCGACACCGAATCATCATCAGAGGAATCAGACTTGAGTAAGTTATTAATCAACGGGACTAAATACCCATGTGTCTTGCCACTACCAGTTTCAGCTGCAACAACTACATCATTTCCTGAATGTATTGATGGTATACAAGCAGCCTACAATATCAAAAACCAGAAAAAGTAACAAAATTTATCAAAACCCGAATCTCCAATTACAAAAATCTGTAAGGTGCAGCTAAAAGAATtcgattttgattcatttttACCTGAATTAAAGAGGGCTTTTGAAGACCAATGCTGTGTAAGGCATTAGAAAGTTGTTCAGAAACACCAAGAGAAGTCCATGAAATtgaatcatcagcaaagaaactAGTACTGTTATCATTTCTCCTCTTCACGTCTACGTCTTCAACTGAAGCTAATGAAGATGTTGCATAAGCTCTAATGCGTCTGCGAGAGGGTTTTAACCAAATTAGGGATTGAACCGAAGATGGTTTGATAGGTGAgagaaatgatgatgaagaagaagaagaagtatatgCTGACAGTCTACTACAACTATGAAGGATTGAAGATTGACGATATATCATCATCATTCTCATTGTTGATTATCAATTCTTATCACGGGTTAGGGTTCTACAAGGGTTTATGATTGGGGAGCAAAAATGATGACTGATTTTCTTGAAATTTTTGCCCCGGGAGATGATAAGGTCGTGCAGTGTATGGGCCTGTTATATCAGTATGCCTTGGGCCCGTTATCAGGATTTAACATTGACTCCACGTATGAAACCTATTTCGAGGCATACTGTATTTTTTTGGGGCATACTTATTCATTATCCCATTTAggatgggtttataaggggtgtctaaaggtactgcaattacctatatatttttaaacaatttaaattattAGAGtgtccttatcctcaaaaacttaaaatcaaaataagctttaaacttaaacatcttggactccaattcaattaAGCAATTAATCAAGTAAAGAAAACACGAATCGTAGTGAGCGACGTTGGAGTGTGAAATCCAAATCTCAGTTGCTCTCAGATTTATTTTAGAATGTATTTGTAACAaatccatcttgtttttgatttattttattttgtttgatcgatggaatatgatttcaaagatgaaattagggttttcagaatatCAGTTCAGCTGgtcttggaatatcaattttgagccgaatcTAGTAtgtgatttagagaaacactttgtttggctaatgcgactttgctagattttgttcgaattaGCCGAACCTAGCCTTGTTCTTcgttttaaattttcagaagatcagttcgctgatcttggaatatcaattctgagccgaacctagtatatGATTTAAGTAAACACTATGTTCGGTTGATGCGACTTTGCTAAATTtttttcgaatcagccgaacctaaattcatcagttacagagtgaagttcggctgacaagCTATCAGCCAAACCGTTCATCTGGTccgtagatctgggttttaaaaattcaattttttgacagattcaacttataaaaaggacattaaacctcgtatagaagtctacctctgatttgaTCACATATTTTTGTcgcttctaatcactaaaatctcaaaatccaAGTGTTTTTtcgcttctttttcttcttcctcttaaaaatcccaactctctcacataaatttgatttctctactaatttaccactaataatttaatttttaatcaatccttaaaaattcctaattaatcaaatctaatcataatcattaacactatttatgtaagggtagttatgccattatcaaaaaaggTGGATAAGgagtaatgtttttttttatttagtgaccctattttggcattatttagtatgcctcaaaaaaattcgaTATGCCTCAAAAAAGGTTTCCCGCAGATGACAgaactaggggtgagcatgggccggtttTTACTCATTCTCATCCAATCCAATCAATTATggaccctactatatgggttcaacatatagaagccccacaaaatggatccttcactatcaactccattctttcacatttcgatatttctaggcccaaagCTTTTAATTTTTGGGCCAGATTTTGAATTCTCCCtgattgctgacgtcatcaacTTTTTTAATAAATCTTTTAATACCAAAAATAACCTCCAGTATTTATACAGtaacagaaacagaaaatcaaatcaaataggatttcttatttcttcttctcttttcagaCCTATGAGATTAGGTTACGGTTATTCAATCAATtgaattcattttttttatctgTTTCATCCCGAGAAGAAGCACAATTACAGAGTTTATGTTGTTCTACAGCATTTGTTTAATTCACAGGATTAAACTACAGATTCGTTAAACCTATATTGTTGCAGATTATTTATATTGAGAAGATTTTTGCAGATCTGAGAAGATGAAGACATAAATCTAGGTATGTTTTTGTTGtgattccttttttatttttgtttttttaatgttcgatctgctgattttggttatttttttttaattcgatGATATCGACAAGAGGAAGCTTAAAAAACAtcgttttagaagaagaaatacaaacctAGGTACTAATCTATTGTTGTTTGAgtttattgattttgattttatgattttgattttttatgatttttgatttttgattttttttgattttgaatttgtttttattttattttatggaaaAACAGAGACAATGCTCAAAAGTGCACAGATTCATTGTTACAAAAGTTGGCCATCTGGGATATAATTAGCACCAAGATGAACCCCCAAGTTTTGATGAGTGTTATTATAGTTATCCATGACAGTTGGAATTTTAATAGACTGTAATACATCAAAAAACAGTTGCAAGTTGGGACCTTTCCAATTTAAGTTTTGGAGTAAAGTAGAGTGACTAGTTATGTGAGCTAGTCTAATAACATTATTGTTTTGCTGAGGAGCTAGCTTGATTAATTTGCCTAAtgaaaaatcaatatcttcaaaaTTTCCACCATAGCTGAAGGTGAAACTTCCTTGAAATCTTTCCTGAACTTTCATTTGATAACCTTTTTGAATGGCTTGTAAAATTCCTTCATCCTCTGCAGCAAAGTCAATGTTGGATCTCTGCATCTCATTGCCCCAGTCCAGAGCTAGTTGAGCTCCTCTGCATGCTCTGTCTACTCTGCTGAGTCCAATTGTAGGGTCTTTGTAGTTTCTTGCTCCCACACATTGACCTGAGAAGGACAAATCAACAAGCGCAAAGTTAGTGAATGATTGTAAATCACCATTAGACATGTTATTATTTACTTCCAGAATATTCATGCTAATAGTGATTCAAAATTTCTCTTTGTGATTTCTGACCAAGCTCTCAATTCTCAGTTGCTGATCATTATCAGTGTCATGGTAATATAGATTGTTCAGAATATTCCCTGGATTATTTATCACTTTATTATAAGAGCACAGGTGTTGTGTGATCTTCAGAGTAGTATTCTCAGCAGAATGGCTAGTGTTTCTGAATACCATATCACATCTGGCTTTCCTGTAAACCAACGGATAGTAGAAAAAGTAGCATTCCAGCTTGAGTTAGGGTTGCCATTGAATAACCAGCTATTGAGCCAATCATGAAAGGAAACAAAAGCATTAAAGAGCTGGTGAGATTCTCCAAATAGTTTTTCCCAGACTTTGGAAGCAGCTGGGCAGGCCAAAAGAACATGAGTAATATCTTCTTGAGCATTCTTGCAGGGAGTGCATATGGGATCACTAGATATTTTGAATTTGTTGAtacgaagaagaggaagaagaaaccaGATTATTTCAGAAGAATAACAACAAAACTATATACGaaatctgttgttgttgtttgatttcaagtttgtttttaatttttcaagtttgcttttgattttgtttttggattatttgcatGTTTTATTTGAGAAGAGATTTAGTACTAGACGAATTCTGTTTATAATTCTTGTTAggttttgttgatactgagaagaagaaaaagaattaacAACATTGTAtctgaagaagaacaacaaatctaggtATAGATGTTGTTTTATAaaatgtgtaacttcaagttacatatATTGTTATGTAGTTATTGCATGTGCGATCTGAGAAGAGATTTACTAGATGAATTGTGTTTATTATTGTTGTTAATATTTGTTGGCACaagaagaaaacaacaaatctaggaAGACATGTTGTTTTGTAaaatgtgtaacttcaagttacacatgttgtCCTGTAAGATGTGTAATTGTAAACAGTTATAGCATTTGTATCTATTCTTTTCCTTTGTTGAGTATGTTGATTGCTCATTTTATGTTTAGCTTGCCGCATAGTATATAATTCTCATGAGGGGGCAACGGCCCCGAGTGAATTGTGTTCGTttgttttttgatatttttattgtgCGTTTGTATTTTTCAGGTTGTCATGGATGTTGTAAGTTGCATTGTTGTTTTTCGCTACTTTTCAGATTTCATTACCACTCGAGTTGATGTTGAAACCACACTTGATGAGTTTTAGGTCGAAGTTTGCAAGCAATGGAAACAATTTACTCCACTTGGCATTTGTTTCTTCTTTCGAGAAGGTGGTAAAGATCTTCCGGTTGACTGTGATTATTCTCTTCAAGCTCTTACATCGCTCACACATAGTAAAAAGAAAAcatgttttgatattttcttgcaaaatgttaCTCATGTGGCCTCTTCATCTATCTCTAGGGAAGcttcttctatttctaatggtTCTAGTACGTCTTCATCGAGAAACAATCGTTCTGTTGgaatgtatttggaagataaaagcaagcctgcaaaacctttgttatcggatggttggcccAAGGTCCTTGGTGAGATTGGTCGtgtgtttgttgaaggagttaagGAATTCAGGATTGCTTATaccaagtatcgtcttcgcactggtttcAACATGGTTgttgtcgggaaaccgaggttatgttcatctcgaaccggcatgtttccatataagtcaattccatgaaacatcctactttagataacttatcTCGAATCCGtctcttacatctttagattagaaTAACCGgataatactagcacgaatatataatcaatacgataatagacaatcacacacgacacaaagattatgtggttcacctttgtaggctaTATCCACGACCAAAACCACCATGAAAATCTTTctttatcataacaagttattacatcgacacGCTTcgtataatcaactagttatgtaaCCCACTAGCGGTAAAGGTTAGAAgcaacaagacatattacgaagagtttacctcttcctttgttcttcttcttccataaacctccaccgccatggttgcttcgactttagacaagaaaatgaagaacatcatgaattatagattctcccatatgaacccaagaaaccctagattttcccCATACCCGCTCTTTATACAAATCACTCGTCTCACATGAATTTTGCCCATCACCAACCATCGTAGGACTCAACAG
Coding sequences within:
- the LOC113276387 gene encoding DEAD-box ATP-dependent RNA helicase 22-like isoform X2, producing MRMMMIYRQSSILHSCSRLSAYTSSSSSSSFLSPIKPSSVQSLIWLKPSRRRIRAYATSSLASVEDVDVKRRNDNSTSFFADDSISWTSLGVSEQLSNALHSIGLQKPSLIQAACIPSIHSGNDVVVAAETGSGKTHGYLVPLINNLLKSDSSDDDSVSGTSDLNHGAPRFGKFSLVLCPNVMLCEQVTKMANSLVGDSGEALLRVAAVCGRQGWPVAPLDIIVSTPAALLNYLFAIDPDRRRRTDFVRGLKYVVFDETDMLLCGSFQNQVIRLIHMFRFEEKVLSRAKSAQISNSAELNAESLSLPEYDDEAEDEELKAAFDSKEDEGTEDEDEEEEDAEVGGADVEVAESSGILRVSKEIGAGSSRTRDWRRARKIYERSKQYIFVAATLPANGKQMAGGVLKRLFPDASWVSGNYLHCNNPRLEQRWIQVTVDTQVDELINAVKQGMQHDNGISRTMVFANTVEAVESVAKILLRVGVECFFYHSSCSLEVRTKNLTDFQEKGGVLVCTDAAARGLDIPNISHVIQAEFASSAVDFLHRIGRTARAGEAGLVTSLYTRSNRDLVDALRQAGKTGQPVEKAFSRKRGFRNKLKKQGLRRLDDASSVQNNRAVLA
- the LOC113276387 gene encoding DEAD-box ATP-dependent RNA helicase 22-like isoform X1 — protein: MRMMMIYRQSSILHSCSRLSAYTSSSSSSSFLSPIKPSSVQSLIWLKPSRRRIRAYATSSLASVEDVDVKRRNDNSTSFFADDSISWTSLGVSEQLSNALHSIGLQKPSLIQAACIPSIHSGNDVVVAAETGSGKTHGYLVPLINNLLKSDSSDDDSVSGTSDLNHGAPRFGKFSLVLCPNVMLCEQVTKMANSLVGDSGEALLRVAAVCGRQGWPVAPLDIIVSTPAALLNYLFAIDPDRRRRTDFVRGLKYVVFDETDMLLCGSFQNQVIRLIHMFRFEEKVLSRAKSAQISNSAELNAESLSLPEYDDEAEDEELKAAFDSKEDEGTEDEDEEEEDAEVGGADVEVAESSGILRVSKEIGAGSSRTRDWRRARKIYERSKQYIFVAATLPANGKQMAGGVLKRLFPDASWVSGNYLHCNNPRLEQRWIQVTVDTQVDELINAVKQGMQHDNGISRTMVFANTVEAVESVAKILLRVGVECFFYHSSCSLEVRTKNLTDFQEKGGVLVCTDAAARGLDIPNISHVIQAEFASSAVDFLHRIGRTARAGEAGLVTSLYTRSNRDLVDALRQAGKTGQPVEKAFSRKRGFRNKLKKQAGLRRLDDASSVQNNRAVLA